GACACCAGAACCCACCGCCCCGACAAGAGCGAGGGGAGAGCGCCGCCGAAGCTGCTCGCTCTCCCCTCCGCAAGGACAGGCGGTTACTGCCGAATCACCTGGGCGTCTTTGGGCAGTGCCTTGAGGCCCGAGGCAGTCAGGCCGCTGTTGACCTTGTAGTTCGTGACGTTGAGGTCGGCCAGCACCTTGTTGCCGTTGCCGACGAGCTGCACGCGGGTGGGCCGCCAGCCCGCCTCGGTGATCCAGACGCGGGCGCGGTCGCTGGTGCCCGCGTTCTTGGGCGTGGCCTCCAGTTGGTAGACCTTCTTGCCGGCCACCATAGATGTGCCCAGCAGCTTCACGTCGTACTGGCTGAGCAGGGTCGCCGCGTTGGTGAGCTGGGTGAAGTCCAGGCCACCCAGGCCCGCCCCGCCCGCGGCCTTCTGGGTCGGCGTCACCGTGACCTGGTTGGTCAGGAACAGGTACTGGCGTACCTCGTTGCGGTCGGCGACCACGATGTTGTCGGCCAGGGCGTCGGGGGCCATGAATTGCAGGCGGGCCAGCCCCTGCGCGGGAATGCTCTTGACGGTGAGGTCGACCTTCTGAGCAGCCGATTCGAGGGTCGCGCTGCCCTGAAGGCGGAAGGACACGTCCTTGGCCGCCTTCTGCGCGGCGTCCACCCGGTTCAGGATGTCCTGCGCGCTTTGGGCACCCGCCTGGGAAACGCCCAGCGCACAGGCCGCGAGGATCACGAGAGAGAGAGTTCGCTTCACACGCGGAGTCTTCCACCCCGTCTCATGAGAAGGGCGGGCACACGCTGACGCGGGGTTTAGCGCCCGGAGTTGGTCTCAGGGCTGTTCCGGTGGGGTACCCCCCAGCGGAAAGCTGTAGCCCACGCGGGCACCCAGGCCGCTGCCCCCGCCCGGCAGCAGGCCGCCCCGCACGTCCAGACTGAGGGTTCCGCGCCCGGCGGGGACGGTCGCCTGTGCCCCGGCCCGCAGGGGAGCCGCGGCGAGCCGCCAGGGTTCGTAGGCCAGGTACACGCCCGCCGTGCTGCCCGCGCCCAGCAGGTCCGGGGCGTTCAGACTGCCGACCACCCCCCAGCTTCCCGGCCCGGCCAGGGCGTCCAGGGCCAGGCTCAGGCCCGCCTCGGTGCTGTAGGTGACGCCGCCGCTCAGCCCCAGCACGTTCTGGCCCGCGCGCGCACCCAGCCGCAGCGCCAGCGTGCCGGTGCGCTCGGTGCCGGGTTCGGCATCCGGGTCGTCGCCCTCGGCGGGGGGCAGAACACGGGTCAGATCACGCCGCCACTCCACGCCCAGCAGACCCTGGTTCTGCGCCCCGAACTCGCCGCCGACCACCGCGATCAGCGTGCGGTTCACGCGGTAGCGGGCTGTGAAGTCGGCATTCCAGCCGCGCGTGCGCAGAGCAGTGGGCGTGAGTGCCCAGGCGGCCAGCGGGTCCACGGCCGTGGCCGCGGTGGTGAAGCCCGCTGCCCCCACGTTCAGCGCGACCGGGCCGAGCGTGCCGCCCACCCGCGCGGCCAGGCGCAGCCCGCCACCCCAGGCCAGCGCCGCGTCGGCCGAGGCGCTCACCGTTCCGGCGGGCGGGAGGCTGAACCCCTGGACCAGTCCGATC
The nucleotide sequence above comes from Deinococcus carri. Encoded proteins:
- a CDS encoding outer membrane lipoprotein carrier protein LolA codes for the protein MKRTLSLVILAACALGVSQAGAQSAQDILNRVDAAQKAAKDVSFRLQGSATLESAAQKVDLTVKSIPAQGLARLQFMAPDALADNIVVADRNEVRQYLFLTNQVTVTPTQKAAGGAGLGGLDFTQLTNAATLLSQYDVKLLGTSMVAGKKVYQLEATPKNAGTSDRARVWITEAGWRPTRVQLVGNGNKVLADLNVTNYKVNSGLTASGLKALPKDAQVIRQ